A genome region from Frankineae bacterium MT45 includes the following:
- a CDS encoding L-threonine ammonia-lyase — translation MGDVTTQLLSAADIEEAALRLADVIESSPLQLCERLSHESGWQVYLKREDLQSVRSYKLRGAFNLMAQLSESERAAGVVCASAGNHAQGVAFASRRLGISARVYLPRTTPRQKRDRIRVHGGERVELILVGDTYDDAAAAALADVRATGATLVPPFDDLRTMAGQGTIGAELLAQLPKPPDVVVVPVGGGGLLSGLLAYLAERAPGVRIVGVEPSGAASMTAALAAGAPVTLHEMDPFVDGAAVRRVGDLPFEIVAAAAAADSAGSRESFRMVEVDEGAICTEMLALYQNEGIIAEPAGAMASAAVGLIADLRLELPADAVVVALVSGGNNDVSRYGEVVERSLVHSGLKHYFLVEFAQKPGALRQFLDEVLGPDDDITLFEYVKRNNRDTGPALVGIEIGSVESLPGLLQRMEESPMRIEQIDPGSPAYAYLT, via the coding sequence ATGGGGGACGTGACGACACAACTCCTGAGCGCCGCTGACATCGAGGAGGCGGCGCTGCGGCTGGCTGACGTGATCGAGTCGTCGCCGCTGCAGCTCTGCGAACGCCTGTCGCATGAGTCGGGATGGCAGGTGTATCTCAAGCGGGAGGACCTGCAATCGGTGCGCAGCTACAAGCTGCGCGGGGCCTTCAATCTGATGGCGCAGCTCAGCGAATCGGAGCGGGCGGCCGGTGTGGTCTGTGCCAGCGCCGGCAATCACGCCCAGGGAGTGGCCTTCGCCAGTCGTCGGCTGGGGATCAGTGCGCGGGTGTACCTGCCGCGGACGACCCCGCGGCAGAAGCGTGACCGGATTCGGGTGCACGGCGGTGAGCGGGTCGAGCTCATTCTTGTTGGTGATACGTATGACGATGCGGCGGCAGCGGCGCTGGCCGACGTGCGGGCGACCGGGGCGACACTGGTGCCGCCCTTCGACGACCTACGGACGATGGCCGGGCAGGGGACGATTGGGGCCGAGTTGCTGGCCCAGTTGCCGAAGCCGCCGGACGTTGTCGTGGTGCCGGTCGGGGGAGGCGGGCTCCTCTCCGGGCTGCTGGCCTACCTGGCCGAGCGGGCGCCGGGGGTGCGGATCGTCGGTGTGGAGCCGTCGGGAGCGGCCTCGATGACGGCGGCGTTGGCGGCTGGGGCGCCGGTGACGCTGCATGAGATGGACCCGTTCGTCGATGGGGCGGCGGTGCGCCGGGTGGGGGATCTGCCGTTCGAGATCGTCGCCGCTGCGGCCGCGGCTGACTCGGCGGGTAGCCGGGAGAGTTTCCGGATGGTCGAGGTTGACGAGGGTGCGATCTGTACCGAGATGCTGGCGCTGTACCAGAACGAGGGCATCATCGCGGAGCCGGCAGGAGCGATGGCGTCGGCGGCCGTCGGGCTGATCGCCGACCTCCGGCTGGAGTTGCCGGCGGATGCGGTAGTGGTCGCGCTCGTGTCGGGTGGGAACAACGACGTGTCGCGCTACGGCGAGGTGGTCGAGCGGTCGCTGGTGCACAGCGGGTTGAAGCACTACTTCCTGGTGGAGTTCGCTCAGAAGCCGGGGGCGCTGCGGCAGTTCCTGGACGAGGTGCTCGGCCCGGATGACGACATCACGCTCTTCGAGTACGTCAAGCGCAACAACCGCGACACGGGTCCGGCGCTGGTCGGCATCGAGATCGGGTCGGTGGAGTCGCTGCCGGGTCTGCTGCAGCGCATGGAGGAATCACCGATGCGCATCGAGCAGATCGATCCGGGCTCGCCGGCCTACGCCTACCTGACGTAG
- a CDS encoding seryl-tRNA synthetase: MIDLRLLRDEPELVRASQRVRGADPSLVDALLAADEARRSAVSRADDLRAEQKPLGRLVAKASAEERPALLARAKELADGVKAAEAEQSAADEALRVAHLAIPNVVEDGVPPGGEADFVTLELVGTPPEVENPKEHTEIGALLGAIDTERGAKVSGARFYFLTGIGAQLELALVNMAMAQATAAGFIPMIAPALVKPETMEGTGFLGSHSDEVYKLADDDLYLVGTSEVALAGYHSGEILDAASLPLRYAGFSSCFRREAGSYGKDTKGIIRVHWFDKVEMFSYVGVDEAAEEHKRLLAWERQFMDALELSYRVIDVAAGDLGSSASRKYDIEAWFPSQGAYRELTSTSNCTTFQSRRLNIRSRAAATDGGKGVVGPVATLNGTLCAVARTIACLLDHHQQPDGSVYVPTALRPWLGGRELLTPVVR, from the coding sequence GTGATCGATCTCCGCCTTCTCCGCGACGAACCCGAACTAGTGCGCGCCTCCCAGCGCGTCCGGGGCGCGGACCCGTCCCTGGTCGACGCGCTGCTGGCCGCCGACGAGGCACGCCGCTCGGCCGTCTCGCGCGCCGACGACCTGCGCGCCGAGCAGAAGCCGCTGGGACGCCTGGTGGCCAAGGCGAGCGCCGAGGAGCGTCCGGCGCTGCTGGCCCGGGCCAAGGAACTGGCTGACGGGGTCAAGGCAGCCGAGGCCGAACAGTCCGCGGCCGACGAGGCACTGCGGGTCGCCCATCTGGCCATCCCGAACGTCGTCGAGGACGGCGTCCCACCCGGCGGCGAGGCCGACTTCGTGACGCTGGAACTCGTCGGTACCCCGCCCGAGGTCGAGAACCCGAAGGAGCACACCGAGATCGGAGCGCTGCTCGGCGCTATCGACACCGAGCGTGGGGCCAAGGTCAGCGGTGCCCGCTTCTACTTCCTCACCGGGATCGGCGCCCAGCTCGAACTCGCGCTGGTGAACATGGCGATGGCCCAGGCCACCGCGGCCGGATTCATCCCGATGATCGCGCCCGCGCTGGTAAAGCCGGAGACGATGGAGGGCACCGGCTTCCTCGGCTCGCACTCGGATGAGGTCTACAAGCTGGCCGACGACGACCTCTACCTGGTGGGGACGTCCGAGGTGGCGCTGGCCGGCTACCACTCCGGCGAGATCCTGGACGCGGCCTCACTGCCGCTGCGCTATGCCGGCTTCTCCTCCTGCTTCCGGCGCGAGGCCGGCTCCTACGGGAAGGACACCAAGGGCATCATCCGGGTGCACTGGTTCGACAAGGTCGAGATGTTCTCCTACGTCGGCGTCGACGAGGCGGCCGAGGAGCACAAGCGGCTGCTGGCCTGGGAGCGTCAGTTCATGGACGCCCTGGAGCTCTCCTACCGGGTCATCGACGTCGCCGCCGGAGACCTCGGCTCGAGCGCCTCCCGCAAGTACGACATCGAGGCCTGGTTCCCCTCGCAGGGCGCCTACCGCGAGCTCACCTCGACCTCCAACTGCACGACTTTCCAGTCGCGGCGGCTCAACATCCGCTCCCGTGCCGCCGCCACTGACGGTGGCAAGGGCGTCGTCGGACCGGTGGCCACCCTCAACGGGACGCTCTGCGCGGTCGCGCGCACCATCGCCTGCCTCCTCGATCACCACCAGCAGCCGGACGGTTCGGTCTATGTCCCGACGGCCCTGCGCCCATGGCTCGGTGGCCGGGAGCTACTCACGCCGGTGGTGCGTTGA
- a CDS encoding signal peptidase I has protein sequence MTALLWVVRVLRWMVSAALLASVLLSAVVLTIGVTGTLRIHGELTGSMSPMIHVGDLVLYRPEAAEDVRPGQVISFTRAGTEFPVTHRVEQLSIADGTVNIVTKGDANDSIDPHEAIFPIKQTVWHEVAVVAGVGNILNRLTGRNGVGFILGFLPLFFALPWLERLIRQLPDPAELLDNYDYSALAILARPRRSPAVPA, from the coding sequence ATGACTGCGCTGCTGTGGGTCGTCAGGGTGCTGCGCTGGATGGTCAGCGCAGCACTGCTGGCGTCTGTCCTGCTCAGCGCAGTCGTCCTGACGATCGGGGTCACCGGCACGCTGCGCATCCACGGCGAACTGACCGGCAGCATGTCGCCGATGATCCATGTCGGCGACCTGGTCCTCTACCGACCCGAGGCGGCCGAGGACGTCCGGCCCGGACAGGTCATCAGCTTCACCCGCGCCGGCACCGAGTTCCCGGTGACGCATCGAGTCGAGCAGTTGAGCATCGCTGACGGCACGGTGAACATCGTGACCAAGGGCGACGCCAACGACTCAATCGACCCGCACGAGGCGATCTTTCCGATAAAGCAGACGGTCTGGCATGAAGTCGCCGTGGTCGCGGGCGTCGGCAACATACTCAACCGTCTCACCGGGCGCAACGGCGTCGGGTTCATTCTCGGGTTCCTGCCGCTGTTCTTCGCCCTGCCGTGGCTGGAGCGGCTCATCCGCCAGCTCCCCGATCCGGCCGAACTCCTCGACAATTACGACTACTCCGCCCTGGCCATCCTGGCCCGGCCGCGTCGCAGTCCAGCGGTGCCAGCATGA
- a CDS encoding Fibronectin type III domain-containing protein produces the protein MRRVGVRHRGRLIFALVATPLVASASVIGTESSYVLSQNSAQQVGTAPLIRVGPATPSSTSPQSYTITGLAPGSYSDQLVNLQNDGTASTPAIEIGLTSATSTSLDTDATNGLSVLIDLCSLPWQQSAPGLPASCAGTTTTIFPSTPLATAKASSPSAQKTTGLASLVNPGIDHLRTRFALPATAPAGYSALTSRPTLTIWGASGPASPSSVTATAGDGQLTAAWSASTGGYGLSVTGYTATAAPGGGNCTTTSALTCVISGLTDGITYTVTVTATNSAATGSASAGASAIPFPALITGTGHVLWLDGADASTFFQDTAATTPVTTAGQYVVRWKDKSGSGNDVLAPGAPSTTAPVADTATFGGRVVPTFSAGRYLTLATGFPTASDYSVLATYEATTNGGACHNNIIAGTSATGHVFYTNAGAGLTLYHSAAFATTTLGKTLNIAYIGTGTFVNSTKLGAVEVNGSLAVTGTASTNNPTDAGIQIGAHQSSNGFCGLIPEVMAFSRALTTAERRTLQEYMARKWSIAITPQAPTGVSGSVASTTSVSVSWSAPAWNGGASVTGYTVTSSPGGLTCSTATTGCTVTGLTHSTAYTFTVTATNSVGTGPASGPSTAVTP, from the coding sequence ATGAGGCGGGTCGGCGTGAGGCACCGTGGACGGCTGATCTTCGCGCTGGTGGCGACTCCGCTGGTGGCCAGCGCGTCGGTCATCGGCACCGAATCCTCCTATGTTCTCAGCCAGAACTCCGCGCAGCAGGTGGGTACCGCGCCGCTGATCCGGGTTGGGCCGGCCACCCCGTCGAGCACCTCGCCGCAGAGCTACACGATCACCGGGCTGGCCCCCGGCAGCTACTCCGACCAGTTGGTGAACCTGCAGAACGACGGGACCGCCAGCACTCCGGCCATCGAGATCGGGCTGACCAGCGCCACCAGCACGTCGCTCGACACGGACGCCACCAACGGCCTGAGCGTCCTCATCGATCTCTGCAGCCTGCCCTGGCAGCAGAGTGCCCCCGGCCTGCCGGCCAGCTGCGCCGGCACCACCACGACGATCTTCCCCAGCACACCGCTGGCCACCGCCAAAGCCAGCAGCCCGTCGGCTCAGAAGACAACAGGCTTGGCTTCATTGGTAAATCCCGGCATCGACCACCTGCGAACCCGCTTCGCTCTTCCGGCGACCGCACCGGCCGGCTACAGCGCACTCACCTCCCGCCCGACGCTCACCATCTGGGGCGCCAGCGGGCCGGCCAGCCCCAGCTCGGTCACCGCGACCGCCGGCGACGGGCAGCTCACGGCCGCCTGGAGCGCCTCGACCGGCGGGTACGGCCTGAGCGTCACCGGCTACACGGCGACGGCCGCACCGGGCGGCGGCAACTGCACGACGACCAGCGCGCTCACCTGCGTCATCAGTGGTCTCACGGACGGAATCACCTACACGGTGACGGTGACCGCGACCAACTCGGCGGCGACCGGCAGCGCCTCCGCCGGTGCCAGCGCCATACCCTTCCCGGCGCTGATCACCGGCACCGGGCACGTCCTCTGGCTCGACGGCGCCGATGCGAGCACCTTCTTCCAGGACACCGCGGCGACGACGCCGGTGACCACGGCCGGGCAGTATGTGGTGCGTTGGAAGGACAAATCCGGCTCCGGCAATGACGTGCTGGCCCCGGGGGCGCCGAGCACCACCGCGCCGGTGGCCGACACCGCCACCTTCGGCGGGCGAGTGGTGCCGACCTTCAGCGCTGGCCGCTACCTGACGCTGGCCACCGGGTTCCCGACCGCGTCGGACTACAGCGTGCTGGCCACCTACGAGGCGACCACGAACGGCGGTGCCTGCCACAACAACATCATCGCCGGGACGAGCGCCACCGGGCACGTCTTCTACACCAACGCCGGCGCCGGGCTGACCCTCTACCACTCGGCCGCCTTCGCCACCACGACGCTCGGCAAGACGCTCAACATCGCCTACATCGGCACTGGAACCTTCGTGAACTCCACCAAGCTGGGCGCGGTAGAGGTGAATGGATCGCTGGCGGTGACCGGCACGGCCAGCACCAACAACCCCACCGACGCCGGCATCCAGATTGGCGCCCACCAGAGCTCCAACGGATTCTGCGGCCTGATCCCCGAGGTTATGGCCTTTAGCCGGGCCCTCACGACGGCCGAGCGGCGCACCCTGCAGGAGTACATGGCCCGGAAGTGGAGCATCGCGATCACCCCGCAGGCCCCCACCGGCGTCTCCGGCAGCGTCGCCAGCACCACGTCGGTGAGCGTCTCGTGGAGCGCTCCGGCCTGGAACGGCGGAGCGTCGGTGACCGGCTACACGGTGACCTCCAGCCCGGGCGGGTTGACCTGCAGCACGGCGACCACCGGCTGCACCGTCACTGGCCTGACGCACTCGACGGCCTATACCTTCACCGTGACCGCGACGAACTCCGTGGGCACCGGCCCGGCGTCGGGCCCGTCGACGGCGGTGACTCCCTAG
- a CDS encoding transcriptional regulator, TetR family (manually curated) — protein sequence MPTARVYGGRPGAARQQERRLRLMDAGLELFGTIGYRATTMRAVLQQAQLSERYFGENFESLRDLFLAVYDKAADQVIAATIAAVQGAQGDASAEIRAGMVAYLESVAVDPRGARIMLVEIVAVGPSLYDHGMSKMDIFSEFMAQRAAELGLKSSRVNVKLLARALVAAMHELQRQTVFEQPPLPMPVAVEHAVYLFDATMEALRREA from the coding sequence GTGCCCACTGCCCGCGTCTATGGCGGACGACCGGGTGCGGCGCGGCAGCAGGAGCGGCGGCTCCGGCTCATGGACGCCGGCCTCGAACTCTTCGGGACGATCGGCTACCGGGCCACCACGATGCGGGCCGTGCTGCAGCAGGCCCAGCTCTCGGAGCGCTACTTCGGCGAGAACTTCGAGAGCCTCCGGGATCTCTTCTTGGCCGTCTACGACAAGGCGGCCGACCAGGTCATTGCGGCGACCATCGCCGCGGTGCAGGGTGCGCAGGGGGACGCCTCGGCCGAGATTCGGGCCGGGATGGTGGCCTACCTGGAGTCGGTGGCGGTCGACCCCCGCGGGGCCCGGATCATGCTCGTCGAGATCGTCGCCGTCGGTCCGAGTCTCTACGACCACGGCATGTCCAAGATGGATATCTTCTCGGAGTTCATGGCTCAACGTGCCGCTGAACTAGGGCTGAAGTCGAGCCGGGTGAACGTCAAGCTGCTGGCCCGAGCCCTGGTGGCGGCCATGCACGAGCTGCAGCGCCAGACGGTCTTCGAACAGCCGCCGCTGCCGATGCCGGTAGCGGTCGAGCATGCCGTCTATCTCTTCGACGCGACCATGGAGGCGCTGCGCCGAGAGGCGTAG
- a CDS encoding NAD-dependent protein deacetylase, SIR2 family, with protein MQSCRYVSGLHVSFTLISRRVLRRACRKPAPDPSPGSLSNLDEVSSRVNAADVEALAAFLERASTAATTPAVVLGGAGLSTESGIPDYRGPSGALRRHTPMQFQTFLSDPKARHRYWARSYLGWPAMKAARPNAGHASLAALQAAGAVATIITQNVDGLHAAAGGEAADIIELHGGLDRTICLNCEAVGSRAWLEEELRAANPTFEAHIQRINPDGDADVAEEDLDGFVMLDCPVCGSGPLKPDVVFFGETVPKARVRRAFDAVDRAGALLVLGSSLQVMSGYRFVLHAAKLGRPVAIVNQGTTRGDGYASLRIDAPLGELLQVLSGAAVLTGSRGAPNAAERAAAAELAT; from the coding sequence ATGCAGTCGTGCCGGTACGTATCGGGTCTACATGTGAGTTTCACCTTAATTTCTAGGCGCGTTCTGCGCCGGGCCTGTCGCAAGCCAGCTCCCGACCCGAGCCCGGGGTCGCTGAGTAATCTTGATGAGGTGAGTTCACGCGTTAACGCCGCCGACGTCGAGGCGCTGGCCGCCTTCCTGGAGCGGGCGTCGACGGCGGCCACCACGCCGGCGGTCGTGCTCGGCGGCGCCGGCCTCTCGACCGAGTCCGGGATCCCCGACTACCGCGGCCCGAGCGGCGCGCTGCGCCGGCACACCCCGATGCAGTTCCAGACCTTCCTCTCCGATCCGAAGGCCCGCCACCGCTACTGGGCCCGGAGCTATCTCGGCTGGCCGGCGATGAAGGCGGCCCGACCCAACGCCGGGCATGCCTCGCTGGCCGCGCTGCAGGCGGCCGGAGCCGTGGCCACGATCATCACGCAGAACGTGGACGGTCTGCACGCCGCGGCCGGTGGCGAGGCGGCCGACATCATCGAGTTGCACGGCGGGTTGGATCGCACCATCTGCCTCAACTGCGAGGCCGTCGGTAGCCGGGCCTGGCTGGAGGAGGAGCTGCGGGCGGCCAACCCGACCTTCGAGGCGCACATCCAGCGGATCAATCCGGACGGAGACGCCGACGTCGCCGAGGAGGACCTGGACGGTTTCGTCATGCTGGACTGTCCGGTCTGCGGAAGCGGGCCGCTGAAGCCCGATGTCGTGTTCTTCGGTGAGACGGTGCCGAAGGCGCGCGTGCGGCGGGCCTTCGACGCCGTCGACCGGGCCGGCGCGCTGCTCGTGCTGGGCTCATCCCTGCAGGTGATGTCGGGCTACCGCTTCGTCCTGCACGCGGCCAAGCTCGGCCGTCCGGTGGCGATCGTCAACCAGGGGACGACCCGGGGCGATGGCTATGCATCGCTGCGCATAGACGCCCCGCTGGGTGAGTTGCTACAGGTACTGTCCGGTGCCGCTGTGCTCACCGGGAGTCGGGGCGCCCCCAACGCTGCCGAACGGGCCGCCGCCGCCGAACTCGCCACCTGA
- a CDS encoding cysteine desulfurase family protein, VC1184 subfamily, with amino-acid sequence MFDVARVRGLYPTLGSGIVHLEGSYSALLPETVVRAIITTLRSSPAQPGSRSARSQRSAAAVRDARRAVADLVNTPADDVMLGANVSTLLGRFVDVASEDWQLGDEIVLSRLDHDANVRPWLRAAKASGAIVQWAEVDVETGELPDWQYEKLINRRTRLVTIPLANPATGTVPATGHISEMAHDVGALVVADAGAALPHMPIDMVELGVDVLSISATTFGGPTLGIMGARPGLMSELERPGAPKGRQRFEIGSLPVELIDGLTAAIDHLAGLDEWAAGSRRERLVSSLTAAGEYQTKLFDVARTRLERLRGVTLLGSSETRLPVAGFTVAGRNPTQVGEMLYDYGVSVWTGDNGLSELMRAIGADELGGTVHFGVMPHTTGDEIDQFIDALSMIARR; translated from the coding sequence GTGTTTGACGTCGCACGGGTCCGCGGCCTGTACCCGACGCTCGGCTCCGGCATCGTGCACCTGGAGGGCAGCTACAGCGCCCTCCTCCCAGAGACCGTCGTGCGGGCGATCATCACGACGCTCCGCTCCTCGCCGGCTCAGCCCGGCTCCCGCTCGGCCCGTTCCCAGCGCAGCGCCGCCGCGGTGCGCGATGCCCGCCGAGCGGTCGCCGACCTGGTCAACACTCCGGCCGACGACGTCATGCTCGGCGCGAATGTCTCGACTTTATTGGGACGTTTCGTCGACGTCGCCTCCGAGGACTGGCAGCTGGGCGACGAGATCGTGCTCAGCCGCCTCGACCACGACGCCAACGTCCGGCCCTGGCTGCGGGCGGCGAAGGCCAGCGGCGCCATCGTGCAGTGGGCCGAGGTCGACGTCGAGACCGGCGAGCTACCCGACTGGCAGTACGAGAAGCTGATCAACCGCCGCACCCGGCTGGTCACCATCCCGCTGGCCAATCCGGCCACCGGTACGGTCCCGGCCACCGGGCACATCTCGGAGATGGCCCACGACGTTGGGGCGCTGGTCGTGGCCGACGCCGGCGCCGCGCTGCCGCACATGCCGATCGACATGGTCGAGCTGGGCGTCGACGTCCTCTCCATCTCGGCCACCACCTTCGGTGGCCCGACGCTGGGCATCATGGGTGCCCGTCCTGGCCTGATGAGCGAGCTCGAGCGCCCGGGTGCCCCCAAGGGCAGGCAGCGCTTCGAGATCGGCTCGCTGCCGGTGGAACTCATCGACGGGCTCACCGCCGCGATCGATCACCTCGCCGGTCTGGACGAGTGGGCCGCCGGCAGCCGTCGCGAGCGTCTCGTCTCCTCCCTCACCGCGGCCGGTGAGTATCAGACGAAGCTCTTCGACGTTGCTCGGACACGGCTGGAGCGACTCCGCGGGGTGACCCTGCTCGGTTCGTCGGAGACGCGGCTGCCGGTGGCCGGATTCACGGTGGCCGGTCGCAACCCAACCCAGGTCGGCGAGATGCTCTACGACTACGGCGTATCGGTCTGGACCGGCGACAACGGGCTGAGCGAGCTGATGCGCGCGATCGGTGCCGACGAGCTCGGCGGCACGGTGCACTTCGGCGTCATGCCGCACACCACCGGCGACGAGATCGACCAGTTCATCGACGCGCTGAGCATGATCGCCCGCCGCTGA
- a CDS encoding putative NAD(P)H quinone oxidoreductase, PIG3 family: MRAVVITEPGRPEVLQVQEVPDAVAGPGEVLIDVAATAINRADLLQRQGHYPPPKGASPYLGMECSGTISALGDGVDGVAGLDVGDEVCALLSGGGYAEKVAAPVGQLLPVPAGVSLVDAAALPEVACTVWSMVFDTGRLQPGESFLVHGGTSGIGTMAIQLAATFGARVFTTAGTPRKVAFARELGADVAINYREEDFVEAITTATGGRGVDVILDNMGASYLGRNVDALGMDGRLVVLGLQGGNKGELNLGKLLMKRGSVVAASLRARTSADKARIVAGTRAFVWPLIEAGQVKPIVDRTLRLEDAVEAHRLLESSEHIGKVVLRAS; this comes from the coding sequence ATGCGTGCAGTCGTCATCACCGAACCCGGCCGTCCCGAAGTCCTGCAGGTCCAGGAGGTGCCGGACGCGGTCGCCGGCCCCGGCGAAGTGCTGATCGACGTGGCCGCGACGGCGATCAACCGGGCCGATCTGCTGCAGCGGCAGGGGCATTACCCGCCGCCGAAGGGCGCCTCGCCGTACCTCGGCATGGAGTGCTCCGGCACGATCAGCGCCCTCGGCGACGGAGTTGACGGGGTTGCCGGTCTCGATGTCGGCGACGAGGTCTGCGCGCTGCTCAGTGGCGGTGGGTACGCGGAGAAGGTGGCGGCGCCGGTGGGTCAACTGCTGCCGGTGCCGGCTGGGGTGTCGCTGGTGGACGCGGCCGCGCTCCCGGAGGTGGCCTGCACCGTCTGGTCGATGGTCTTCGATACCGGTCGCCTCCAGCCCGGCGAGTCGTTCCTGGTCCACGGCGGGACGAGCGGCATCGGCACGATGGCGATCCAACTCGCGGCCACCTTCGGCGCCCGGGTATTCACCACCGCGGGCACACCCCGCAAGGTCGCCTTCGCCCGTGAACTCGGAGCAGATGTCGCGATCAACTACCGCGAGGAGGACTTCGTCGAGGCCATCACCACCGCGACCGGCGGCCGCGGCGTCGACGTCATCCTCGACAACATGGGTGCGTCGTACCTGGGGCGCAATGTTGACGCGCTCGGGATGGACGGCCGCCTGGTCGTCCTCGGGCTGCAGGGCGGCAACAAGGGCGAACTGAATCTCGGCAAGCTGTTGATGAAACGGGGCAGCGTCGTCGCCGCTTCGCTGCGGGCCCGGACATCGGCCGACAAGGCTCGCATCGTCGCTGGGACCCGCGCCTTCGTCTGGCCGCTGATCGAGGCCGGGCAGGTGAAGCCGATCGTGGATCGCACCCTGCGATTGGAGGACGCCGTCGAGGCGCACCGGCTGCTGGAGTCGAGCGAGCACATCGGCAAGGTAGTGCTGCGAGCGAGCTGA
- a CDS encoding Glycosyl transferase family 2 encodes MGNLDCKLSACLIVRNEHARLAECLTSLQPLVDEIVVYDTGSNDGTIELARSFGARVIEGYWDDDFARARNAALAAARGTWVLSIDADERFTGDPAELRALVAGAGIAQVDGYRLEIQHLTADSSYLSFPLGLFRREGTTWRGQVHERVCATDGSALRLGAATARGLTHVGYVDADEARGKAARNAVLGMRELQQLHEAGCTDPSELARVLLDLGRSLMACDQQQGAIDAFTGVRDLPLRGPEFVQATDFMARLALGANQPDDAAILVQQLRASGVDAEYCNWLEAQVLAQQGNAVAAYQMLAEVSTLVDPAGRIYNQGQVIEMRALAAALAGRTDDAVSDLVEAMAGYGRVAGRGKLLLEWWGDQPLAPLWDQVSEYGTTYLDCIRRELSACEVAAV; translated from the coding sequence GTGGGGAACCTCGACTGCAAGCTGTCGGCATGCTTGATCGTGCGCAACGAGCACGCGCGACTGGCTGAGTGCCTAACCTCGCTACAGCCACTGGTCGACGAGATCGTCGTCTACGACACCGGCTCGAATGACGGCACCATCGAACTCGCCCGCTCCTTCGGCGCGCGGGTCATCGAGGGCTACTGGGACGATGACTTCGCCCGGGCCCGCAACGCCGCTCTGGCCGCCGCCCGCGGCACCTGGGTGCTGAGCATCGACGCCGACGAGCGCTTCACCGGCGATCCAGCCGAGTTGCGCGCCCTGGTGGCCGGGGCCGGCATCGCGCAGGTGGACGGCTACCGCCTGGAGATCCAGCACCTCACCGCCGACAGCAGCTACCTGTCCTTCCCGCTCGGGCTCTTCCGCCGCGAGGGGACCACCTGGCGCGGCCAGGTTCACGAGCGCGTCTGTGCCACCGACGGTTCCGCGCTGCGACTGGGCGCCGCGACGGCCCGGGGACTGACCCACGTCGGCTACGTCGACGCCGACGAGGCCCGTGGCAAGGCCGCCCGCAATGCCGTGCTCGGCATGCGCGAGTTGCAGCAACTGCATGAGGCCGGCTGCACCGACCCCTCCGAACTGGCCCGCGTCCTGCTGGATCTGGGGCGGAGCCTGATGGCCTGCGACCAGCAGCAGGGCGCCATCGACGCCTTCACCGGAGTGCGCGACCTGCCGCTGCGCGGCCCGGAGTTCGTGCAGGCCACCGACTTCATGGCCCGGCTCGCGCTGGGCGCCAATCAGCCGGACGACGCGGCCATTCTCGTTCAACAGCTTCGCGCATCGGGCGTCGACGCTGAGTACTGCAATTGGTTGGAGGCACAGGTGCTTGCTCAACAAGGAAATGCAGTAGCGGCGTACCAGATGCTCGCCGAGGTCAGCACCCTCGTCGACCCGGCTGGACGGATCTACAACCAGGGTCAGGTCATCGAGATGCGCGCCCTGGCCGCGGCCCTGGCCGGCCGGACGGACGATGCGGTCTCCGATCTCGTCGAGGCGATGGCCGGGTATGGCCGGGTGGCCGGCCGCGGCAAGTTGCTGCTGGAGTGGTGGGGCGATCAGCCGCTGGCCCCACTCTGGGATCAGGTCTCGGAGTACGGGACGACCTATCTCGACTGCATCCGCCGCGAGCTGTCAGCCTGCGAAGTCGCCGCCGTGTGA
- a CDS encoding uncharacterized HhH-GPD family protein, whose translation MFLATTDEGNALLERDPLALLVGMLLDQQIPMEKAFTSPSVLRDRLGGDASGALDAHEIAACDPVKFEEIFRQPPALHRFPAAMAKRVQALAEILVADYDGDAQRVWADVKDGQELVRRIGALPGFGDQKARIFAALLGKQYGVQPAGWREAAGAYGEAGAQRSVADVVDAKSLLAVRATKQAAKQAAKDAAK comes from the coding sequence ATGTTCCTTGCGACCACCGACGAGGGCAACGCGCTGCTCGAACGCGACCCGCTGGCCCTGCTCGTCGGCATGCTGCTCGATCAGCAGATCCCCATGGAGAAGGCCTTCACCTCGCCGTCGGTGCTGCGCGACCGGCTCGGCGGTGACGCCTCCGGTGCGCTGGACGCCCACGAGATAGCGGCCTGTGATCCGGTGAAATTCGAGGAGATCTTCCGGCAGCCACCGGCGCTGCACCGCTTCCCGGCCGCCATGGCCAAGCGGGTTCAGGCGCTGGCCGAGATCCTCGTGGCCGACTACGACGGCGACGCGCAGCGCGTCTGGGCTGACGTGAAGGACGGCCAGGAACTGGTGAGACGGATCGGCGCGCTGCCGGGATTCGGCGACCAGAAGGCGCGGATCTTCGCCGCGCTGCTGGGCAAGCAGTACGGAGTTCAGCCAGCCGGTTGGCGGGAGGCGGCCGGTGCTTACGGCGAAGCCGGTGCCCAGCGATCGGTGGCGGATGTGGTGGACGCCAAATCTCTGCTTGCGGTCCGCGCGACCAAGCAGGCCGCGAAACAAGCCGCGAAAGACGCGGCGAAATAG